One Erythrobacter sp. SDW2 genomic region harbors:
- the argF gene encoding ornithine carbamoyltransferase: protein MTIRHFLDLSDAGGDAIAAMINDAIDRKAARLGWPKGKADADAPLKDRVLAMIFEKSSTRTRASFDIAIRQLGGSAMVMEAGSMQLGRGESIADTARVLSRMVDAIMIRTDDHAKIEEMARHATVPVINGLTDASHPCQIVADLLTVIEQRKALPGLELAWLGDGNNVLHSILEAAGLMKFNVRVGTPQGYEPEQRFVDLARAGGASITLSQDAAEAARGADVIVTDTWVSMGQEHAADKLAAMAPFQVNDALMALAKPDAIFLHCLPAHVGEEVTESVIVGPQSVVFDEAENRIHAQKSVLLWCFDKL from the coding sequence ATGACGATTCGCCACTTCCTCGACCTGTCTGATGCAGGCGGCGACGCGATTGCGGCAATGATCAACGATGCGATCGACCGCAAGGCGGCGCGTCTGGGCTGGCCCAAGGGCAAGGCCGATGCCGACGCACCGCTCAAGGATCGCGTGTTGGCGATGATTTTCGAGAAGAGCAGCACCCGCACCCGCGCCAGCTTCGACATTGCGATCCGCCAGCTTGGCGGCAGCGCGATGGTGATGGAAGCCGGCTCGATGCAGCTCGGGCGCGGCGAGAGCATCGCCGATACCGCGCGCGTACTCAGCCGCATGGTCGATGCGATCATGATCCGCACCGACGACCACGCCAAGATCGAGGAAATGGCCCGCCACGCCACCGTGCCGGTCATCAATGGCCTGACGGATGCTTCGCATCCGTGCCAGATCGTCGCCGACCTGCTGACCGTGATCGAGCAGCGCAAGGCTTTGCCCGGGCTGGAGCTCGCCTGGCTGGGTGATGGGAACAATGTGCTGCACTCGATCCTCGAGGCTGCGGGGCTGATGAAGTTCAACGTCCGCGTCGGCACACCGCAAGGTTACGAGCCGGAACAGCGCTTCGTCGATCTGGCACGCGCCGGCGGGGCATCCATCACGCTGTCGCAGGACGCCGCCGAAGCGGCACGCGGCGCCGATGTGATTGTGACCGACACCTGGGTCTCGATGGGGCAGGAGCATGCGGCGGACAAGCTGGCGGCGATGGCACCGTTCCAGGTCAACGATGCGTTGATGGCGCTGGCCAAGCCCGATGCGATCTTTCTCCACTGCCTGCCCGCGCATGTTGGCGAAGAAGTGACCGAGAGCGTCATCGTAGGCCCGCAATCGGTCGTGTTCGACGAGGCCGAGAACCGCATCCACGCGCAGAAGTCCGTCCTGCTGTGGTGCTTCGACAAGCTCTGA
- a CDS encoding OmpA family protein, producing MRKLVIGMAMASTALASPALARDDAWYVEVDGGVMIVQDLEFDINGAADDLTFDAEEGYDFGGIVGYDFGPFRLEAEASYREADIDNVTVGLGGFPNGTAGTLARSGDYAARGSASALSFMVNGLFDFGPDDGLQGFVGGGVGVARTAIDARITESGAPGLDDSDSGFAWQILGGVRAPLNDRWDVGLKYRLFNASGVGLVDRAGRDLDTKFRSHSILGTLTYNFGEPPAPPVEVVTPPPPPVVVTPPPPRPVTPPPPPPCNTGPYIVFFEWDKSDITPEAANILNNAVAAYANCGTASVMLAGHADRSGSATYNVGLSERRNAEVRKYLAGRGIPDARISTEAFGETRNRVPTADGVRELQNRRVEISYGPGSGM from the coding sequence ATGAGGAAACTCGTCATCGGAATGGCGATGGCCTCCACGGCCCTTGCATCGCCGGCGCTCGCTCGTGACGATGCTTGGTATGTCGAGGTCGACGGCGGCGTCATGATCGTCCAGGATCTGGAATTCGACATCAATGGCGCGGCTGACGATCTGACTTTCGACGCTGAGGAAGGCTACGACTTCGGCGGTATCGTCGGTTACGACTTCGGTCCGTTCCGTCTCGAAGCAGAAGCCAGCTATCGCGAAGCGGACATCGACAATGTGACCGTCGGCCTCGGCGGCTTCCCGAATGGTACTGCCGGAACCTTGGCCCGCTCCGGTGACTATGCGGCTCGTGGTTCCGCCAGCGCGCTGAGCTTCATGGTCAACGGCTTGTTCGACTTCGGTCCGGATGACGGCCTGCAGGGCTTTGTGGGTGGTGGTGTCGGCGTTGCCCGCACTGCAATCGATGCCCGTATCACCGAATCGGGTGCCCCCGGCCTCGACGATTCGGACAGCGGCTTCGCCTGGCAGATCCTCGGCGGTGTTCGCGCTCCGCTGAACGATCGCTGGGACGTTGGTCTGAAGTATCGCCTGTTCAACGCCAGCGGCGTCGGGCTGGTCGACCGTGCCGGCCGCGATCTGGACACCAAGTTCCGTTCGCATTCGATCCTCGGCACCCTCACCTATAACTTCGGTGAGCCGCCTGCGCCGCCGGTTGAGGTTGTCACTCCTCCGCCGCCGCCGGTTGTCGTGACGCCGCCGCCGCCGCGCCCGGTCACGCCGCCGCCGCCGCCGCCGTGCAACACCGGTCCGTACATCGTCTTCTTCGAGTGGGACAAGTCGGACATCACTCCGGAAGCTGCGAACATCCTGAACAACGCGGTGGCAGCATACGCCAACTGCGGTACCGCGTCGGTGATGCTCGCCGGTCACGCTGACCGTTCGGGTTCGGCCACGTACAACGTCGGCCTGTCGGAGCGTCGCAACGCCGAGGTCCGCAAGTACCTCGCCGGTCGCGGCATTCCCGATGCGCGGATCTCGACGGAAGCCTTCGGCGAAACCAGGAACCGTGTCCCGACCGCCGACGGCGTGCGCGAACTGCAGAACCGCCGCGTGGAGATCTCTTACGGTCCGGGTTCGGGCATGTAA
- a CDS encoding MFS transporter: MSDVSDPAQQPVTPEPEKQASSYSWYVLGVLVVVYILNFVDRQIISILAVDIKRDLQLTDSDMGFLGGAAFAVFYALFGIPLGRLADNWNRVRLLSIGLALWSTMTALSGFARDQITLTFARMGVGIGEATASPTAYSLISDYFPKRQRATAIAIYSSGLYIGGGISLFIGAAIVESWNVAYPGGGPLGLVGWQAAFLAVGVPGLLVALWVATLREPARGAMDGVASHGSARPFADFLADLSTIVPPFTLIGAWKRGPAAFAINVLVAALLSAFAWIMIQLTGNLPQWSAVALGYYAVFSWACVLREKDAPTFRLIWGTPAFICTTLGYGMVALTAYALAFWSAPYAEVVLGLPKKELAFVLGANGAVSGFVGVILGGRLADAWRARNPAGRVLVILFGVVAPVIPIWIGYSTENATLFYVMNFVAGMFGAAALGAAAATTQDLVLPRMRGTATASFFLGTTLVGLCFGPYMVGQISDLTGTVVNGKLVGDLRTGILSLLAVVPVAVALLVYAYRSVPAAEATLIERSGEAVAG; this comes from the coding sequence TTGAGCGACGTAAGCGATCCGGCGCAACAGCCGGTGACGCCCGAACCTGAAAAGCAGGCTTCCAGCTATAGCTGGTATGTGCTCGGCGTTCTGGTGGTGGTCTATATCCTCAACTTCGTTGATCGCCAGATCATCTCGATCCTTGCGGTCGATATCAAACGCGATCTGCAGCTCACCGACAGCGACATGGGCTTCCTGGGCGGTGCGGCGTTTGCGGTGTTCTATGCGCTGTTCGGCATCCCGCTCGGCAGGTTGGCCGACAATTGGAACCGGGTGAGGCTGCTCAGCATCGGCCTCGCGCTGTGGTCGACCATGACGGCTCTTTCGGGCTTCGCCCGCGACCAGATTACCCTGACCTTTGCTCGCATGGGGGTCGGCATCGGCGAAGCGACGGCCAGCCCGACCGCCTATTCGCTTATTTCGGATTATTTCCCCAAGCGGCAGCGGGCCACCGCGATCGCGATCTATTCCTCCGGCCTCTACATCGGCGGTGGCATATCCCTGTTCATAGGCGCTGCCATCGTCGAATCATGGAATGTGGCCTATCCTGGCGGCGGACCGCTGGGGCTGGTCGGCTGGCAGGCGGCCTTCCTTGCCGTCGGTGTCCCGGGCCTGTTGGTTGCCTTGTGGGTGGCCACCCTGCGTGAACCGGCGCGCGGAGCGATGGACGGGGTTGCGAGCCATGGCTCGGCTCGCCCCTTCGCCGATTTTCTGGCCGATCTTTCCACTATCGTGCCCCCCTTCACCTTGATCGGCGCGTGGAAGCGCGGCCCGGCAGCATTTGCGATCAATGTGCTGGTTGCGGCCCTGCTCTCGGCCTTTGCCTGGATCATGATCCAGTTGACGGGCAATCTTCCGCAGTGGTCGGCAGTCGCTTTGGGATATTATGCAGTGTTCTCCTGGGCCTGTGTCCTGCGCGAAAAGGACGCACCGACTTTCCGCCTGATCTGGGGCACGCCGGCATTCATCTGCACCACGCTCGGCTATGGCATGGTCGCTTTGACCGCCTATGCGCTGGCGTTCTGGTCGGCGCCCTACGCTGAAGTCGTGCTAGGTCTGCCGAAGAAGGAACTCGCATTCGTGCTGGGGGCGAATGGCGCAGTCAGCGGATTCGTCGGCGTTATCCTCGGCGGGCGGCTGGCCGACGCGTGGCGTGCGCGCAACCCGGCAGGCCGGGTGCTGGTCATCCTGTTCGGCGTTGTCGCACCGGTGATCCCGATCTGGATCGGCTATTCCACCGAGAATGCAACGCTGTTTTATGTGATGAATTTCGTCGCCGGCATGTTCGGCGCGGCCGCGCTGGGGGCCGCCGCAGCGACGACACAGGATCTCGTATTGCCGCGCATGCGCGGGACGGCGACGGCATCCTTCTTCCTGGGGACCACGCTCGTCGGATTGTGTTTCGGACCCTATATGGTCGGTCAGATCTCGGACCTGACCGGCACGGTTGTGAACGGCAAGCTGGTGGGCGACCTGCGGACAGGGATACTCTCCCTGCTGGCGGTCGTGCCGGTGGCGGTCGCCTTGCTGGTCTATGCCTACCGCTCGGTTCCGGCGGCCGAGGCCACGCTGATCGAACGATCGGGCGAGGCGGTCGCGGGCTGA
- a CDS encoding aspartate aminotransferase family protein: MTIPALMPVYPRCGVRPVKGEHCHLIDEDGTRYLDFASGIAVNLLGHSHEGLIGAIQRQAATLMHVSNLYGSPQGEELAQRLVDKTFADTVFFTNSGAEAVECAIKTARAYHQSEGGNPDRTELITFHNAFHGRTMATISASSQEKMHKGFLPLLEGFQYCEFDNLEMARKMVGPKTAGFLVEPIQGEGGIRPASDEFMQGLRAICDEHDLMLVLDEVQCGVARTGAMYAYEHYGIEPDILATAKGIGGGFPLGACLATEKAARGMVFGTHGSTYGGNPLAMAAGNAVMDAVANDEFLAEVTEKGERIRARLEQFIGNYPDLFELVRGKGLMLGLKMKVESRPFFVHLRDNHQLLTVAAGDNTLRILPPLVIGDAEIEEFFDKLSAGAASFEPEAA; encoded by the coding sequence ATGACCATTCCCGCCCTGATGCCCGTCTATCCCCGTTGCGGCGTCCGCCCCGTCAAGGGCGAGCACTGCCACCTGATCGACGAAGACGGCACGCGCTATCTTGATTTCGCCAGCGGCATCGCGGTCAATCTGCTCGGCCACAGCCATGAAGGGCTGATCGGCGCAATCCAGCGCCAGGCGGCGACGCTGATGCATGTCTCCAACCTCTACGGCAGCCCTCAGGGAGAGGAACTGGCGCAGCGGCTGGTCGACAAGACCTTTGCCGATACGGTGTTCTTCACCAATTCCGGGGCAGAGGCCGTCGAATGCGCGATCAAGACCGCGCGCGCCTATCACCAGAGCGAAGGCGGCAATCCGGACCGGACCGAACTGATCACCTTCCACAACGCCTTCCACGGCCGGACGATGGCGACCATCAGCGCCTCCAGCCAGGAGAAGATGCACAAGGGCTTCCTGCCCCTGCTTGAAGGCTTCCAATACTGCGAATTCGACAATCTCGAGATGGCGAGGAAGATGGTCGGCCCCAAGACGGCTGGCTTCCTGGTCGAGCCGATCCAGGGCGAAGGCGGTATCCGGCCCGCTTCGGACGAATTCATGCAGGGGCTGCGCGCGATCTGCGACGAGCATGACCTGATGCTGGTGCTCGACGAAGTGCAGTGCGGCGTCGCCCGCACCGGCGCGATGTATGCCTATGAGCATTATGGCATCGAGCCGGACATTCTGGCCACCGCCAAGGGTATCGGCGGCGGTTTCCCGCTCGGTGCCTGCCTCGCCACCGAGAAGGCAGCGCGCGGCATGGTGTTCGGGACGCATGGCTCGACCTACGGCGGCAATCCGCTGGCCATGGCGGCTGGCAATGCAGTGATGGATGCAGTGGCGAACGACGAGTTTCTCGCCGAAGTTACCGAAAAGGGCGAGCGGATCCGCGCCCGGCTGGAACAGTTCATCGGCAACTATCCCGACCTGTTCGAACTGGTCCGCGGCAAGGGGCTGATGCTCGGCCTCAAAATGAAGGTCGAAAGCCGCCCCTTCTTCGTTCACCTGCGCGACAACCACCAACTGTTGACCGTGGCTGCCGGCGACAACACGCTGCGCATCCTGCCGCCGCTGGTGATCGGTGACGCGGAAATCGAGGAGTTCTTCGACAAGCTTTCCGCCGGAGCGGCGAGCTTCGAGCCTGAGGCCGCGTAA
- a CDS encoding cold-shock protein encodes MGYDRGRRGRGRDKRDGFGEEGFDPFGGGGDFGGPPPDRFGGGFGGGDRGGFGGGDRDRGGFGGGDRSGGGGGRGGFGGGPRGGGGGPRGGGGGFDRMPPQVVGTGKGTVKFFNSQKGFGFIQQDGGGEDVFVHISAVERAGLEGLAEGQELEYNLVDRGGKVSAQDLQVVGDVIAVAAREPAAPRRELTGEKATGTVKFFNSMKGFGFLVRDDGQPDAFVHISAVERSGLRELNEGERYEFDLEVDRRGKHSAVNLVPVSE; translated from the coding sequence ATGGGTTACGACAGAGGGCGTCGCGGTCGCGGACGCGACAAGCGGGACGGTTTCGGCGAAGAGGGTTTTGATCCCTTTGGTGGCGGCGGCGACTTTGGCGGACCTCCGCCCGATCGCTTTGGCGGTGGATTCGGCGGCGGCGATCGCGGTGGCTTCGGTGGCGGCGATCGCGACCGGGGCGGCTTCGGCGGCGGCGACCGGAGTGGCGGCGGCGGTGGTCGCGGCGGCTTCGGTGGCGGCCCGCGCGGCGGCGGCGGTGGCCCGCGTGGAGGCGGTGGCGGCTTCGACCGCATGCCCCCGCAGGTGGTCGGCACCGGCAAGGGCACGGTAAAGTTCTTCAACAGCCAGAAGGGTTTCGGCTTCATCCAGCAGGATGGTGGCGGTGAGGACGTTTTCGTTCACATCAGCGCGGTCGAACGCGCGGGCCTCGAAGGTTTGGCCGAGGGTCAGGAACTCGAATACAACCTCGTCGATCGCGGCGGGAAAGTTTCGGCGCAGGACCTGCAGGTCGTTGGTGACGTGATCGCGGTTGCAGCGCGCGAGCCTGCGGCACCGCGGCGCGAACTGACCGGCGAAAAGGCCACCGGCACAGTCAAGTTCTTCAACTCGATGAAGGGCTTCGGCTTCCTTGTGCGCGATGACGGCCAGCCCGACGCTTTCGTGCACATCAGTGCAGTGGAACGCTCGGGCCTGCGCGAACTCAACGAAGGCGAGCGCTACGAATTCGACCTCGAGGTCGATCGACGAGGCAAGCATTCGGCGGTCAATCTCGTTCCCGTGAGCGAATGA
- a CDS encoding Hsp33 family molecular chaperone HslO, translated as MSDYLIDDGETHEDRLLTFTIPGRNTRGRVVRLGPVLREILGAHDYPPAITHLLAEALVVATLIGSLIKDGDGQMTMQAQTKGGIVNLLVCDFKAGAVRGYVDFDRERLASVGANPSLSALFGEGYLAVTFDMQTGEGRYQGVVPLEGDSLAQACETYFAQSEQVPTLIRVAVKSGADGCEAAGLLVQHLPDGEEGRERLHVRMEHPEWEHVAVMAGSIRYEELLDEALTMETLVWRLFHEEDEVRIERGAMLTRGCRCSAEHYENVLSRFPEDERAEMRDESGNILVDCAFCSRQFAIAL; from the coding sequence ATGAGCGACTATCTGATCGATGATGGCGAGACCCATGAGGATCGCCTGCTGACCTTTACCATCCCTGGCCGTAATACCCGCGGCCGGGTCGTCCGTCTTGGCCCCGTGCTGCGCGAGATTCTGGGTGCGCATGACTACCCGCCTGCGATTACCCACCTGCTCGCCGAAGCGCTGGTGGTGGCAACGCTCATTGGTAGCCTGATCAAGGATGGCGATGGCCAGATGACGATGCAGGCCCAGACCAAGGGCGGGATCGTCAACCTGCTGGTGTGCGACTTCAAGGCTGGCGCGGTGCGCGGCTATGTCGATTTCGACCGGGAGCGGCTCGCGAGTGTCGGAGCCAATCCATCGCTTTCCGCCTTGTTCGGCGAAGGCTATCTGGCCGTCACTTTCGACATGCAGACCGGCGAGGGGCGTTACCAGGGCGTCGTGCCCTTGGAAGGCGATAGCCTGGCGCAGGCTTGCGAAACCTATTTCGCCCAGTCCGAACAGGTACCGACACTGATACGCGTAGCGGTGAAGTCCGGCGCTGATGGCTGCGAAGCAGCCGGCCTGTTGGTCCAGCACTTGCCTGATGGCGAGGAAGGCCGCGAGCGCCTGCATGTCCGCATGGAGCACCCCGAGTGGGAACATGTCGCAGTGATGGCCGGGAGTATTCGCTACGAAGAACTGCTCGATGAAGCGCTGACCATGGAAACCCTTGTCTGGCGGCTGTTCCACGAAGAAGATGAGGTGAGGATTGAACGCGGCGCGATGTTGACGCGAGGATGCCGTTGTTCAGCGGAACACTACGAAAACGTCCTCAGCCGCTTTCCCGAGGACGAGCGGGCCGAGATGCGCGACGAAAGCGGAAATATCCTTGTCGATTGCGCGTTCTGCTCCCGGCAGTTCGCGATTGCGCTCTGA
- a CDS encoding sterol desaturase family protein: MPDFSPTEYAVPGFVALVLIEMLWAWKKRPEAYEPKDTLVSLAFGLGSTVAGALLGGLALWIFLQAYESRLFDIGWQWWAWALCFVLDDLAYYWVHRAGHRIRWFWASHVNHHSSQHYNLSTALRQSWTGAFTLGFVFTLPLVLLGFPVAMILVCKGFNLIYQFWIHTEAIRRMPRWFEAVMNTPSHHRVHHATNPRYLDRNYAGVFIVWDKMFGTFEPEVDDEPIRYGIVRQLGSFNLLWAVFHEWIGIAQDLWRAPWGSKLGYLLREPGWTHDGSRDTSDTIRARWLARQGTQADTAQKPIERAGEAA, translated from the coding sequence ATGCCTGATTTCTCTCCCACCGAATATGCAGTCCCGGGCTTCGTCGCGCTGGTGCTGATCGAGATGCTGTGGGCGTGGAAGAAGCGGCCCGAGGCATACGAGCCGAAGGACACGCTGGTCAGCCTTGCTTTCGGCCTCGGCAGCACGGTGGCGGGCGCGCTGCTCGGCGGACTTGCCTTGTGGATATTCCTGCAGGCCTACGAATCCCGCCTGTTCGACATCGGCTGGCAATGGTGGGCATGGGCGCTGTGCTTCGTGCTCGACGACCTGGCCTATTATTGGGTCCACCGCGCCGGGCACCGCATCCGCTGGTTCTGGGCCAGTCACGTGAACCACCACTCCAGCCAGCACTACAACCTCTCGACCGCGCTAAGGCAAAGCTGGACCGGCGCCTTCACGCTCGGCTTCGTCTTCACCCTTCCGCTGGTGCTGCTCGGTTTCCCGGTGGCGATGATCCTGGTCTGCAAGGGTTTCAACCTGATCTACCAGTTCTGGATCCATACCGAGGCGATCCGCCGGATGCCGCGCTGGTTCGAGGCGGTGATGAACACCCCGAGCCACCACCGTGTCCACCACGCCACCAACCCTCGCTATCTCGACCGCAACTATGCCGGCGTGTTCATCGTGTGGGACAAGATGTTCGGCACCTTCGAGCCGGAGGTCGATGACGAACCGATCCGCTATGGCATCGTCAGGCAACTCGGCAGTTTCAACCTGCTATGGGCGGTGTTCCACGAATGGATCGGGATCGCACAGGACTTGTGGCGCGCACCATGGGGGAGCAAGCTGGGCTACCTGCTGCGCGAACCCGGCTGGACCCATGACGGCAGCCGCGACACGTCCGATACCATCCGCGCGCGGTGGCTGGCGCGACAGGGTACCCAAGCGGATACCGCCCAAAAGCCGATTGAACGGGCGGGCGAGGCTGCGTAA
- a CDS encoding superoxide dismutase family protein, with translation MKAPLALLASATLLAGCQSVGELPTEQLGSANFTLSNGVPAGTARLLGSGDTVSLAIAVAGLTPGAHGFHLHTTGDCTRPEFTSAGGHLNPYGKGHGIMDSDGAHMGDLPNLTVSAQGTATATFDLRGNRAELLSALFDSDGTAIVIHADPDDGTSEPAGNAGKRVACAVLKQS, from the coding sequence ATGAAAGCCCCGCTCGCACTCTTAGCTTCAGCCACGCTCCTTGCTGGTTGCCAATCAGTTGGAGAACTTCCGACCGAGCAGCTTGGCAGCGCAAACTTCACATTATCCAATGGCGTTCCTGCCGGTACCGCACGGTTGCTCGGCAGTGGCGACACCGTCTCGCTGGCGATCGCCGTTGCCGGACTGACGCCAGGGGCGCATGGCTTCCACCTTCACACCACCGGAGACTGCACGCGCCCCGAGTTCACTTCGGCAGGGGGACACCTCAACCCTTACGGCAAGGGTCACGGGATCATGGACAGCGACGGCGCACATATGGGCGACTTGCCCAATTTGACGGTGTCCGCACAAGGCACGGCGACGGCCACTTTCGACCTTCGTGGCAATCGTGCCGAGCTACTGTCGGCCCTGTTTGATAGCGATGGCACTGCCATCGTCATTCACGCCGATCCGGACGATGGCACCAGCGAACCGGCCGGCAACGCCGGCAAACGCGTCGCCTGCGCGGTTCTCAAGCAGAGCTAG
- the queC gene encoding 7-cyano-7-deazaguanine synthase QueC, with translation MSSATRKAAAILLSGGLDSMVTAGIAREQGYALHALTIDYGQRHSIELQSARMIAKKLGAERHVEIKADLRALGGSALTDDIEVPKGGVGGDIPVTYVPARNLVFLSLTTAFAEASGARDIFIGVNALDYSGYPDCRPEFIESFAATANLATKAGVEEGAPFRIHAPLQHLSKADIAKEAARLALDPAWSWSCYDPLPGGKPCGACDSCRLRRKGFAEAGLVDGLEYPAGAPPV, from the coding sequence ATGAGTTCAGCGACACGCAAGGCCGCCGCGATCCTCCTGTCGGGCGGCCTCGACTCCATGGTTACCGCAGGGATTGCGCGCGAGCAGGGCTACGCCTTGCATGCGCTGACGATCGATTATGGCCAGCGTCACAGCATCGAATTGCAATCCGCGCGCATGATCGCGAAGAAACTCGGGGCAGAGCGCCATGTCGAGATCAAGGCTGACCTGCGCGCGCTGGGCGGTTCGGCGCTTACCGACGATATAGAGGTGCCGAAGGGCGGAGTCGGCGGCGATATTCCCGTCACCTACGTCCCGGCTCGCAACCTGGTATTCCTGTCGCTGACCACGGCCTTTGCGGAGGCTTCGGGCGCACGCGATATATTCATCGGCGTGAATGCGCTCGACTATTCCGGTTATCCCGATTGTCGCCCCGAATTCATCGAGAGCTTCGCCGCCACCGCCAACCTTGCGACCAAGGCAGGCGTGGAAGAGGGAGCTCCGTTCCGCATCCATGCCCCGCTGCAGCATCTGAGCAAGGCCGACATCGCCAAAGAAGCGGCGCGTTTGGCTCTCGATCCGGCGTGGAGCTGGTCATGCTATGACCCGCTGCCCGGCGGAAAGCCTTGCGGTGCTTGTGACAGTTGCCGATTGCGGCGTAAGGGATTTGCCGAGGCCGGTCTGGTCGACGGCCTGGAATATCCGGCGGGCGCGCCGCCAGTCTGA
- a CDS encoding amidohydrolase, translated as MRTLLLAPALALLAAPLAAQEVDPIATVEAEAERTERVAKQIWDFAEVGYLELRSSNLLKDELRGEGFAIEEGVAGIPTAFIAEWGTGGPIIAILAEYDALPGISQSTSATRDVVAEKLAGHACGHNLFAAGSLTAAIATKKWLEQTGTPGRIRLYGTPAEEGGSGKVYMTREGLFDDVDIAIHWHADDRNSAAARTSLANRSAKFRFKGISSHAAGAPERGRSALDGVEAMNMMVNMMREHTGMDSRIHYVITEGGSAPNVVPDFAEVFYYVRHSNAEEVLALWDRLELAAKGAAMGTETQVEWEIIHGNNPLLVNETLARVMDAKLRQVGGVEYTPEERAWAEEISKTLGDAARPIESAAEIQPYDKSLGYGSTDVGDVSWATPTVGVRTATWVPGTSSHSWQAVAASGNSIGAKGALVAAKAMTLMAVELFTNPELREAAREEFDAARGEDYEYKSLLGDRDPPLDYRQ; from the coding sequence ATGAGAACCCTTTTGCTTGCCCCTGCTCTGGCCTTGCTGGCTGCCCCGCTTGCTGCGCAGGAGGTGGATCCCATCGCGACGGTCGAGGCCGAAGCCGAGCGGACCGAGCGCGTCGCCAAGCAGATCTGGGACTTCGCCGAAGTTGGCTATCTCGAGCTGCGCTCGAGCAACCTGCTCAAGGACGAATTGCGCGGCGAGGGCTTCGCCATCGAGGAAGGGGTCGCGGGCATTCCCACCGCCTTCATCGCTGAATGGGGGACCGGCGGCCCGATCATCGCCATCCTCGCCGAATATGACGCGCTGCCGGGCATCAGCCAGTCGACTTCAGCGACACGAGACGTGGTGGCGGAGAAGCTCGCCGGGCATGCCTGCGGCCACAATCTGTTTGCGGCCGGTTCGCTGACTGCGGCCATTGCGACCAAGAAATGGCTTGAGCAGACCGGCACGCCGGGCCGGATCCGGCTCTACGGCACCCCGGCAGAGGAAGGCGGCTCGGGCAAGGTCTACATGACCCGCGAGGGCCTGTTCGACGATGTCGATATTGCGATCCACTGGCACGCGGACGATCGCAACAGTGCGGCCGCGCGCACCAGCCTCGCCAACCGCTCGGCCAAGTTCCGCTTCAAAGGAATTTCGTCACATGCAGCCGGTGCACCCGAACGCGGGCGCAGCGCACTCGACGGGGTCGAGGCGATGAACATGATGGTCAACATGATGCGCGAACACACCGGCATGGACAGCCGCATCCATTACGTCATTACCGAGGGCGGCTCCGCCCCGAATGTCGTGCCTGATTTCGCCGAAGTGTTCTATTACGTCCGCCACTCGAATGCCGAGGAAGTGCTGGCGCTGTGGGACCGGCTCGAGCTGGCGGCCAAGGGCGCAGCGATGGGGACGGAAACGCAAGTCGAGTGGGAAATCATCCACGGCAACAACCCGTTGCTGGTCAACGAGACTCTGGCACGGGTGATGGACGCGAAGCTGCGCCAGGTCGGCGGGGTGGAATACACGCCAGAGGAACGCGCCTGGGCCGAGGAAATCAGCAAGACGCTGGGCGATGCGGCCCGTCCGATCGAATCGGCGGCGGAGATCCAGCCCTATGACAAATCGCTCGGCTATGGCTCGACCGATGTCGGCGATGTGTCATGGGCCACGCCCACCGTCGGCGTGCGCACCGCGACCTGGGTCCCGGGCACCAGCTCGCATAGCTGGCAGGCGGTCGCCGCGAGCGGCAATTCGATCGGCGCCAAGGGTGCGCTGGTGGCCGCGAAGGCGATGACGCTGATGGCGGTCGAGCTCTTCACCAATCCCGAACTGCGCGAGGCAGCGAGGGAGGAGTTCGACGCGGCGAGGGGCGAGGACTACGAATACAAGTCGCTGCTGGGCGATCGCGACCCGCCGCTCGACTATCGCCAATAA
- a CDS encoding TIGR01244 family sulfur transferase — protein sequence MTDFRRLSETMFASPQITPADVAAAKELGITLIVNNRPDGESGDQPAGAEIEAAAREAGIAYVTIPVTAAGFSQPQVEAMREALAANDGPVLGFCRSGTRSTLLWSLAQASMGAEPDEVATAAAEAGYDVSPVRPAMEMLATQSRE from the coding sequence ATGACCGACTTCCGCCGCCTCTCCGAGACCATGTTCGCCAGCCCGCAGATCACCCCTGCCGATGTGGCGGCAGCAAAGGAGTTGGGAATAACTCTGATCGTCAACAACCGCCCGGATGGCGAATCGGGTGATCAACCTGCGGGCGCGGAGATCGAGGCGGCCGCCCGCGAGGCGGGCATTGCCTATGTTACCATCCCGGTGACCGCTGCCGGTTTCAGCCAGCCCCAGGTCGAAGCCATGCGAGAGGCGCTGGCTGCGAACGATGGGCCGGTGCTGGGCTTCTGCCGCTCGGGCACCCGCTCCACGCTGCTGTGGTCGCTGGCGCAGGCGAGCATGGGCGCGGAACCGGACGAGGTTGCCACCGCCGCGGCAGAGGCAGGCTACGACGTCAGCCCGGTGCGCCCGGCCATGGAAATGCTGGCCACGCAGTCGCGAGAGTAG